A stretch of the Kineococcus rhizosphaerae genome encodes the following:
- a CDS encoding cell wall-binding repeat-containing protein: MTVTFSRLAGTDRTKTAATISRNAATTATGTTAVLVGYDAGADALSAAYLAGRLKATVLLTATLTLSNATATALTRLGVTSVHLIGGTDKISQNVEDLLGWSYGADNVIRHAGTDRIATNLAVLAAGAAITKPTEAFICRAYGSINDGVAAGPIAYANGVPVILLDSTLPSGWASTVKAAGITKLTILGSDAAVPTAVETALKAAGFTLGTRLGGTDSRATAALIANAALTSYGFSTANVGLARGDVPADALAAAPYAGGLKAPVLLTESTTVLGSAAGGFLTQHRATLTTGTVFGSSAAVSDAVVTAAVAAAA, from the coding sequence ATGACCGTCACGTTCTCCCGACTGGCCGGCACCGACCGCACGAAGACCGCCGCCACCATCAGCCGGAACGCCGCCACGACGGCGACCGGCACCACCGCCGTCCTGGTCGGCTACGACGCCGGTGCCGACGCGCTGTCAGCGGCCTACCTGGCCGGCCGGTTGAAGGCCACCGTCCTGCTCACCGCCACCCTCACCCTGTCCAACGCCACCGCCACCGCCCTCACCCGCCTCGGTGTCACGTCGGTCCACCTCATCGGCGGTACTGACAAGATCAGCCAGAACGTCGAGGACCTGCTCGGCTGGTCCTACGGTGCAGACAACGTCATCCGCCACGCCGGCACCGACCGCATCGCCACCAACCTCGCCGTCCTCGCCGCCGGCGCTGCCATCACCAAACCGACCGAGGCGTTCATCTGCCGCGCTTACGGCAGCATCAACGACGGCGTCGCCGCGGGCCCCATCGCCTACGCAAACGGGGTTCCCGTCATCTTGCTCGACTCCACCCTCCCCTCGGGCTGGGCGAGCACTGTCAAGGCCGCCGGGATTACCAAGCTTACGATCCTCGGGTCCGACGCGGCCGTCCCGACCGCCGTCGAGACCGCCCTGAAGGCTGCCGGGTTCACCCTGGGAACGCGGCTGGGCGGGACCGACAGCCGGGCCACCGCGGCACTCATCGCCAACGCCGCCCTGACCTCCTACGGGTTCAGCACGGCGAACGTCGGTCTAGCCCGGGGTGACGTCCCCGCCGACGCCCTCGCCGCCGCGCCCTACGCAGGCGGACTGAAGGCCCCCGTCCTGCTCACCGAGTCCACCACCGTCCTCGGGAGCGCCGCTGGCGGCTTCCTCACCCAGCACCGGGCCACCCTGACGACGGGGACCGTCTTTGGTTCCAGCGCAGCGGTGTCCGACGCCGTGGTGACCGCCGCCGTGGCCGCGGCCGCGTGA
- a CDS encoding IS5 family transposase (programmed frameshift), with protein sequence MTDEVVLERVAELVPDGLWQRVQPLLPQRPPRRFRHPGRLPRDDRAALAGIVHVLVTGCTWAQVPTEQFGCSGVTCWRRLRDWTQAGVWPQLHQVLLDELRTAGKLHLDTAVVDGSHVRALKRGAHTGPSPVDRAHNGSKHHLLTDAGGVPLVVTLIGGNRHDVTQLLPLVDAFPLVRGVRGRPRLRPRYLFADRGYDYDIYRRALRERGITPRIARRGVVHGSGLGRTRWVVERSFAWLHQFKRLRIRYEVRADLHLGLLQLACALICYRKLPVS encoded by the exons ATGACCGATGAGGTGGTGCTGGAGCGCGTCGCGGAGCTGGTGCCGGACGGACTGTGGCAGCGGGTGCAGCCGCTGTTGCCGCAGCGTCCTCCCCGTCGCTTCCGCCATCCCGGGCGTCTGCCCCGTGATGACCGTGCTGCCCTGGCCGGCATCGTCCACGTCTTGGTGACCGGCTGCACCTGGGCTCAGGTGCCCACCGAGCAGTTCGGCTGCTCTGGTGTCACCTGCTGGCGACGGTTGCGGGACTGGACGCAGGCCGGAGTTTGGCCGCAGCTTCACCAGGTCCTGCTCGATGAGCTGCGCACTGCAGGCAAGCTGCACCTGGACACCGCGGTAGTCGACGGCTCGCACGTGCGGGCCCTCA AAAGGGGGGCTCACACCGGCCCTTCGCCAGTAGACCGGGCCCATAACGGATCCAAGCACCACCTCCTGACCGATGCGGGTGGCGTTCCGTTGGTCGTGACCCTGATCGGCGGCAACCGTCACGATGTCACCCAGCTGCTGCCGCTGGTCGATGCCTTCCCCCTCGTGCGCGGTGTCCGCGGTCGACCCCGACTGCGCCCGAGGTACCTCTTTGCCGACCGCGGCTACGACTACGACATCTACCGCCGGGCACTGCGTGAGCGCGGCATCACCCCGCGCATCGCCCGCCGCGGCGTCGTTCACGGCTCCGGCCTGGGTCGCACCCGCTGGGTCGTAGAGCGCAGCTTTGCCTGGCTGCACCAGTTCAAGCGGCTGCGTATCCGCTACGAAGTCCGCGCCGATCTGCACCTGGGGTTGCTGCAGTTGGCGTGTGCGCTGATCTGCTACCGCAAACTCCCGGTCTCATAG
- a CDS encoding DDE-type integrase/transposase/recombinase has translation MNSWLPRVGQVWTWDITKLRGPTRRVYFGLYVVIDIYSRYVVARRVEAHEDAGLASEVLTEAMDRHQIPDVVHADRGTSITSKPVAQLLVDLA, from the coding sequence CTGAACTCCTGGCTACCGCGGGTTGGCCAGGTCTGGACCTGGGACATCACTAAACTCCGCGGCCCGACCCGCAGGGTGTACTTCGGATTGTACGTCGTGATCGACATCTACTCCCGTTACGTCGTGGCCCGGCGTGTGGAAGCTCACGAGGACGCCGGCCTGGCGAGCGAGGTGCTGACCGAGGCGATGGACCGGCACCAGATCCCCGACGTCGTCCACGCCGACCGGGGGACGTCGATCACGTCCAAGCCGGTCGCGCAGCTGCTGGTGGACCTGGCGTGA
- a CDS encoding DUF3500 domain-containing protein: MPHHHDHPAAQTAQQDPIFDGVDPALFQTQSGRDLVRRHFLRYSMAGAGAAAFAVMGATAANAADTPTAPPTGGTDPGAGGGGGTTETLDEFVGLTTDGTVVTDLYSIHSTGVSTAPVVAAAAAFLSSLTDAQRTATVFEIDPTDYTTDQFRLWSNIHSYTRQGVEVSTLTAAQLLAGRELLAAGLSARGLTLSENIRRVNGIAGVQLNQTDQFYEGRYNFTIMGTPSETDPWGWQFEGHHQVINYFVLGDQVVMTPTFWGSEPTTIANETYGTITLFDEEIEAALAAVNSLTTAQQATAVISATKTGDDNVAEAFKDNVEVPYVGILLSDLTTAQQDLMLELIWLFVYTQKGDHAEIRFDEIKQYLTQTYFAWKGPTDVDAVFWFRFQSPVFYLEFDCETPGPVGQGYGDAQVPSRKHIHSIMRTPNGNDYGKALLALHLATAAHHN; encoded by the coding sequence ATGCCTCACCACCACGACCACCCTGCGGCTCAGACCGCGCAGCAGGACCCGATCTTCGACGGTGTCGACCCAGCCCTTTTCCAAACACAAAGCGGACGCGATCTCGTCCGCCGTCACTTCCTGCGCTACTCCATGGCCGGCGCCGGCGCAGCCGCTTTCGCGGTGATGGGTGCGACTGCCGCGAACGCGGCCGATACTCCCACCGCACCGCCTACCGGCGGCACCGACCCCGGCGCAGGCGGCGGTGGCGGCACAACCGAGACGTTGGACGAATTCGTCGGCCTGACCACCGACGGCACCGTCGTCACGGACCTGTACTCGATCCATTCCACCGGCGTCTCGACCGCTCCGGTCGTCGCCGCCGCCGCCGCGTTCCTGTCTTCTCTCACTGACGCCCAGCGCACCGCGACCGTCTTCGAGATCGACCCGACCGACTACACCACCGACCAGTTCCGGCTCTGGAGCAACATTCACTCCTACACCCGCCAGGGTGTTGAGGTCTCCACCCTCACCGCGGCACAACTGCTCGCTGGACGCGAACTCCTCGCCGCGGGACTCTCCGCGCGCGGCCTCACGTTGAGCGAGAACATCCGCCGCGTCAACGGCATTGCCGGGGTCCAACTGAACCAGACCGACCAGTTCTACGAAGGCCGCTATAACTTCACCATCATGGGTACCCCGTCGGAAACCGATCCGTGGGGCTGGCAGTTCGAAGGCCACCACCAGGTCATCAACTACTTCGTCCTCGGCGACCAGGTCGTCATGACCCCCACCTTCTGGGGATCGGAACCCACGACCATCGCCAACGAGACCTACGGCACCATCACTCTTTTCGACGAAGAGATTGAAGCCGCGCTGGCCGCGGTGAATTCCCTCACTACAGCCCAGCAGGCCACCGCGGTTATCTCCGCAACCAAGACCGGCGATGACAACGTCGCCGAGGCGTTCAAGGACAACGTCGAGGTTCCCTACGTCGGGATCCTGCTCTCCGACCTGACCACCGCCCAGCAGGACCTGATGCTCGAGTTAATCTGGTTGTTCGTCTACACCCAGAAGGGCGACCACGCCGAGATCCGCTTCGACGAGATCAAGCAGTACCTCACCCAGACCTACTTCGCCTGGAAAGGACCCACCGACGTCGACGCGGTGTTCTGGTTCCGCTTTCAGTCTCCGGTCTTCTACCTGGAGTTCGACTGCGAAACGCCGGGCCCGGTCGGGCAGGGCTACGGCGACGCGCAGGTCCCCTCCCGCAAGCACATCCACTCGATCATGCGCACGCCGAATGGCAACGACTACGGCAAGGCCCTGCTGGCCCTGCACCTGGCCACCGCCGCCCACCACAACTGA
- a CDS encoding integrase core domain-containing protein, protein MTRSYSRPRVSNDNPYSEAQFKTLKYTPAFPDRFEPLEQTRDFCEVFFAHYNYVHRHSGI, encoded by the coding sequence GTGACGCGGTCGTATTCGCGGCCGCGGGTGTCGAACGACAACCCCTACAGCGAGGCGCAGTTCAAGACGCTGAAGTACACCCCGGCGTTCCCGGACCGGTTCGAGCCCCTTGAGCAGACTCGGGATTTCTGCGAGGTGTTCTTCGCCCACTACAACTACGTTCACCGGCACTCCGGGATCTGA
- a CDS encoding transposase, translating to MWVLVGHAAEVAGDREAYPSDLSDAEWELIEPLLPKQGRMGRPRQDL from the coding sequence ATGTGGGTCTTGGTAGGGCATGCTGCTGAGGTGGCTGGCGATCGTGAGGCGTATCCCTCTGACCTCAGCGATGCGGAGTGGGAGCTCATCGAGCCGCTGCTACCCAAGCAGGGCCGGATGGGTAGACCGCGCCAAGACCTG
- a CDS encoding HoxN/HupN/NixA family nickel/cobalt transporter codes for MSTPTVAPPQTTGRRWTPADTRHLLRLLTLVAALHVLGWGVLGLVVVPRDLSVGQQAFGWGLGLTAYLFGVRHAFDADHIAVIDGATRQLAQTRPLGPSAPEHRPMSVGLWFSLGHSSVVFAMAIVVATGAHVAGSLVTEGATAHDVLGAFGTSAAGVFLWGIGLVNLVTLLGILRTARLRRLGRLDDAELARRLELDGALARLVRRVTDRILSPRQIYPVGLLMGLGFDTATEVALLVLAGTAAVTLPWYAVLVLPVLFTAGMALFDTLDGAFMTVAYDWALEDPQRRLTYNGVVTAVSVAIALGIGTVQLTSVVHDELRTEDPLTTWVAGLDTQAVGYAVAGFFVVFWVLALAWWWHTHRSNPQGLHSGTTV; via the coding sequence GTGAGCACCCCCACCGTCGCCCCACCGCAGACGACGGGGCGGCGATGGACCCCGGCGGACACCCGGCACCTCCTGCGTCTGCTGACCCTGGTCGCCGCCCTGCATGTCCTTGGGTGGGGTGTTCTGGGGTTGGTCGTGGTCCCCCGGGACCTCTCCGTGGGCCAGCAGGCCTTCGGGTGGGGTTTGGGGCTGACTGCCTACCTGTTCGGCGTGCGGCACGCCTTCGACGCCGACCACATCGCCGTCATCGACGGCGCGACCCGGCAGTTGGCCCAGACGCGGCCGCTCGGGCCCAGCGCCCCCGAACACCGGCCGATGTCGGTGGGGTTGTGGTTCTCCCTCGGGCACTCCAGTGTCGTCTTCGCGATGGCGATTGTGGTCGCCACCGGTGCCCACGTCGCAGGGTCTCTGGTCACCGAGGGGGCGACGGCGCACGACGTCCTGGGGGCGTTCGGCACCAGCGCCGCCGGGGTTTTCCTCTGGGGTATCGGCTTGGTCAACCTCGTGACCCTGCTCGGGATCCTGCGGACTGCGCGGCTGCGTCGGCTCGGCCGCCTCGACGACGCTGAACTGGCCCGGCGTCTCGAGCTCGACGGGGCTCTGGCCCGACTGGTCCGTCGCGTTACCGACCGCATCCTCAGCCCCCGTCAGATCTACCCGGTGGGGCTGCTCATGGGCCTCGGTTTCGACACCGCCACCGAGGTTGCCCTCCTGGTCCTCGCAGGCACGGCGGCCGTGACCCTGCCCTGGTACGCGGTCCTCGTCCTTCCCGTCCTGTTCACCGCGGGCATGGCGCTCTTCGACACCCTCGACGGCGCGTTCATGACGGTGGCCTACGACTGGGCACTGGAGGACCCGCAACGCCGTCTGACCTACAACGGCGTCGTTACTGCGGTGTCCGTAGCCATCGCCCTAGGCATTGGAACCGTGCAGCTGACCTCGGTTGTCCACGACGAGCTGCGCACCGAGGATCCCCTGACGACGTGGGTCGCCGGTCTAGACACTCAGGCCGTCGGGTACGCCGTCGCCGGGTTCTTTGTCGTCTTTTGGGTCCTCGCCCTCGCCTGGTGGTGGCACACCCACCGGTCGAACCCTCAAGGGTTGCACAGCGGGACCACCGTATGA